The following DNA comes from Frankia casuarinae.
GTCCTGCACCGCCGTGCGCTTCGCCGGATCCTTGAGGGTGTTCTTCGATGCCAGCACGACCGAGAAGACCGGGAGCGGCTTGGTCTCGATCTCATAGGAACCGGGAGCCTGCTGGCCGACCGCGGCGACGTACTGCTTGGCGTACACGATGGCGTCGACCCGACCGGAGGCGAGTGTCGCTCCGAGGCTCGTGATGGGCACGTTCACCGGGGTGATGTCGCTCTGCTTCAGACCGGCGGACGCGAGCTGGTTGAGCAGATAACCGTGCAGGGAGGTACCGAGGGTGAGGGCGATGCGCCTGCCCTTGAGGTCGGCTGGCTTGTGAATCCCGGAGCCGGCCTTGACGATGATCGTCTGGGTGTTCACCGGGTTCTCCGCGACAGCGACCGCGGTCACGCCGGCGTGCGCCCCGTTCGCGAACAGTACCGGTGTATCGCCCATGAAGCCCACGTCGATCTTGCTCGCGCTGAACGCGGCGTTCATGTGCGGACCGTCGGCGAAGGTGTTCCAGCTCAACCCGTAGGAAGTGCCCCGCGCCTCGCCGGAGAGCGTGAGCGGCAGTTCCAAATACTTGCCCTGGTCGCCGATCCGCAGCGTCACCTGGCCACCCGTAGCGGCCGAACCCGCGCTGCCGCTGCCGCCGTCGTTCCCACAGGCGGCCAGGGTCACCGCGACGGCTGCGGCAAGTCCGGCGGCCAGGAGGGAAAGACGCCGCCCGCGCGGTCGTCGATGCTGCATCGGAAATCTCCCTATCGGGTCGTTCGGTCGTGATCCGGCGGACAGACGGTGGCCGTTCGGGGTGGCTTGTCGTTCGAGGTGGATCGTTGGTCGGGGTGCCGACAGCCGCGAGGGACTTGGCCCTCGCGGCTGTCAGCGGATTGCCGGCTCCGGTATTCGTGGTGTCCGCGGATATCGGCGGACAGCGGATCAGGAGCCGAGGAACGGTTCCCCGGCGACCAGTTCGGATTCCTTGCCGTCGACGCCGACCGGAATGTCGCCCTCGATGGTCACCCGGTACAGCACCCGGTCGAAGTCGAGGTGGCCCAGGTCCGACGGGCCGAGGTGGGAGGTCGCGCGGTTGTCCCAGAAGGCGATGTCACCGGGGTTCCACTTGAACCGCACCGTGAACTCGGGCCGGGAGATCTGCTCGTAGAACAGGTCGAGGATCCGGCGGCTCTGTTTCGGCGAGAAACCGATGATCTCGCTGTCCTTGGAGGTGAAGCTCGGGCTGACGAACAGCGCCCGCTCGCCGGTCTCCGGATGGACGCGCACCACCGGGTGGATCGCGACCAGCGGGTTTGCGGCGACCTTCCGCCCGTACTCGCTCTCGCTGGGGAAGTTTCCGAAGCTATGCCGGGCGCGCAGGCCGTTGGCCAGGTCCCGAAGCTGCTCGGGCAGCTCCTGGTAGGCGGCGACCAGGTTGGTCCACGCAGTGTCGCCGCCGTATGGCGGGACGATGCCGGCCCGCAGGATCGACGCGGCGGGCGGGTTCACCAGCGCGGTGACGTCGGTGTGCCAGCCATTGTCGTAGGTGACCTTCTTCTTCGTTCCGAAGAACCTGGCGTACCGCCGGCTGTCGATCGGCAGGATCTCCGGGAAGCCCGCCGGCGGCGCGTCCTCGTGCGGGTGGGCCGGGGTCAGCTTGCCGAAGCGTCGGCCGAAGGCGACCTGCTGGGCGTGGTCGATGTTCTGGCCGGGGAAGAAGACAACCTTCCACTGGTGCAGCGTGGAGCGGATCTCGGCGATGGTCGCGTCGTCCAGGTCCTCGCGCAGGTCCACTCCGTGAATCTCGGCCCCGATATAGCCGGAAAGCGGGCGGACGTCGAGTCCCAGAAGAGGGGTCGTGGTTGTCATCCTGTGTTCCTCCAGAGGTTGGGAAAAGATGCGAAGACGGCGGGGAGGGCAGCCGGAATTCCGGGTGACGGACCGGTGGGACGCGTTCTCGGGGAGTGCCGGGAACGCCTGCGCTATCGTGATCGGCACTATTGCGATCGACTACGGATTCTGTCGCGACGGACAGCGGAACGTGACGCCGGGCGGCAACATCGGCGACAACGAGCGCTGGCTGCGGGAAATCTTCCCGTACCGCCGTTCCTGGAGTCGCTCACCGGTCAATCTTCGGTCTCGCCCTTCCGGGCCGTCAACGTTTTGTGTTCTGGTGGAATTAATACCTCCGGCGGGCGGCTGCGGCGACTGTCGGTGTCCGTGATGGTGTCCGTGATGGTGTCCGCGACGGCATCGGGGCGGGCAGCGGGACGGGCAGACTGTGCGGGCGGCGGTGGACCGCGTCGAGGACGGTCGCTCCCGCCGCGACGGCCAGCACGTTCATGCCGAAGCTGCTCGGCAGCACCATCCGCTCGGGATCGGTGCACACACGTGAGTGCGCGGCGATCTCCTCGTGCAGGTCGACCAACAGATCCGGCAGGCAGAGCGCGGCGGCCTCGGTGAGAACGACGATTTCCGGGTCCATCATGTCCACGAGCAGGCTGATCATCCGACCCACCAGCCGGAGCCTGGCGCGCAACAGCGACAGCGCGCGCGGGTCGCCGGCGAGCCCGGCGTGCAGCAGCACCTGCAGGTCCGGACGGGAGATGATCCCGTCCTGGGTCGCCCGCAGCAGCATGGTCCGTTCCGACAGCGCCGCCTGCGCGCAGCCCGACCGGCCGCAGCGGCACGGGACGTCGCTGTCGGCGAGCCGCAGGTGAGCGATGCCGCCCGCAGCGGAATGCGGTCCGATGTGCACCGATCCGTCGGTGGCGAACGCGGCGTCGACCACGTTGCCGACGAACAGCTGCAGCAGGCTGCGCCGGGCGCGCGGGTCGCCGAAGAGGATCTCCGCCTGGGCCAGGGCGCGGGCGTGCCCGTCGACGTGCACCGGCATGCCCATGGCCGCCGCCAGCACCTCCCGGACCGGCACGTCATGCCAGTCCAGGGGCTCGTGTTCGATCACCACGCCGAGGTCGGGGTCGACCCGGCCGCCGGTGACGACGCCGAGGCCGAGGACACGGTTGCCCTGGGCGCGCCGGGCGAGGAAGTCGGGCAGATGTCGGGCGATCATCCGAAGGACGTCCGCCGGGCCCCCCTCCCGCGGCAACTGCTCCCGCGTCACCACCTGTCCACGCAGGTCGACAAGGCTGAAGGTGACGAACGGGACGGCGATGTGCACCCCGCAGGCCAGATGAAGGTCGGTGTCCACGTCCAGGGGCACGTGCGGCCGCCCGGCCCGGGGAGCCAGCGAGGAGGCGGGAAGCTCTCGGAGCAGACCCAGGGAGATCAGCCCGGCTGTCTGCCGGGAGACCGCCGCCGGGCTGAGCCCTGTTGCCCTCCCGATGGCGGTGCGGGCGACCGGACCGTGGTCGAGGACCGCCCGCAGGATCGCCGCCGCGGAGCCCGCGGGGCCGCCCGGGGCACCGTAACCACTGGGGGCGCCGGAGCCGCCGGAGCCGCCTGGGCTGCCTGGGCTGCCTGGGCCGCCGGCAGTGGTTCTCCCGGCTCCAAGCCTGGAGACGACCCCCGCCGCGGCCCGCGGCCTTCCCTGCGCCGGCAGCGTTTCCCGCGCCGACATCTTGTCGCGTACTGGCGCCTTGTCGCGTACGGGCACGGAGAACCTCCTCGCGATGCGACCACGCGGCCGACGGGGCCTCTCGTCGCCGCGCACGCGCAAGGCGTGCAAACACAGGGCAGGTGGAACGCACGGAAAAGTCAGGACCGGGGGCCCGGCTGACCACAGGGACGGTGGACCGGAGGGAGGGGCCCACCCTTCGCTGACATCAGGTCGGCGGCCGTTGGCCGGCTCGGGTACGAGGCGGCAGGTGCCGTCACCGGGCGCCGGGGGCTTACGGTGACGGATGCCAGTCGGCGGAACGGGGCCTGATGATCAGCGGGATCGATGGTAAGGGTGACAGAGCGCGC
Coding sequences within:
- a CDS encoding TauD/TfdA dioxygenase family protein, producing the protein MTTTTPLLGLDVRPLSGYIGAEIHGVDLREDLDDATIAEIRSTLHQWKVVFFPGQNIDHAQQVAFGRRFGKLTPAHPHEDAPPAGFPEILPIDSRRYARFFGTKKKVTYDNGWHTDVTALVNPPAASILRAGIVPPYGGDTAWTNLVAAYQELPEQLRDLANGLRARHSFGNFPSESEYGRKVAANPLVAIHPVVRVHPETGERALFVSPSFTSKDSEIIGFSPKQSRRILDLFYEQISRPEFTVRFKWNPGDIAFWDNRATSHLGPSDLGHLDFDRVLYRVTIEGDIPVGVDGKESELVAGEPFLGS
- a CDS encoding ROK family transcriptional regulator; this encodes MSARETLPAQGRPRAAAGVVSRLGAGRTTAGGPGSPGSPGGSGGSGAPSGYGAPGGPAGSAAAILRAVLDHGPVARTAIGRATGLSPAAVSRQTAGLISLGLLRELPASSLAPRAGRPHVPLDVDTDLHLACGVHIAVPFVTFSLVDLRGQVVTREQLPREGGPADVLRMIARHLPDFLARRAQGNRVLGLGVVTGGRVDPDLGVVIEHEPLDWHDVPVREVLAAAMGMPVHVDGHARALAQAEILFGDPRARRSLLQLFVGNVVDAAFATDGSVHIGPHSAAGGIAHLRLADSDVPCRCGRSGCAQAALSERTMLLRATQDGIISRPDLQVLLHAGLAGDPRALSLLRARLRLVGRMISLLVDMMDPEIVVLTEAAALCLPDLLVDLHEEIAAHSRVCTDPERMVLPSSFGMNVLAVAAGATVLDAVHRRPHSLPVPLPAPMPSRTPSRTPSRTPTVAAAARRRY
- a CDS encoding ABC transporter substrate-binding protein, whose protein sequence is MQHRRPRGRRLSLLAAGLAAAVAVTLAACGNDGGSGSAGSAATGGQVTLRIGDQGKYLELPLTLSGEARGTSYGLSWNTFADGPHMNAAFSASKIDVGFMGDTPVLFANGAHAGVTAVAVAENPVNTQTIIVKAGSGIHKPADLKGRRIALTLGTSLHGYLLNQLASAGLKQSDITPVNVPITSLGATLASGRVDAIVYAKQYVAAVGQQAPGSYEIETKPLPVFSVVLASKNTLKDPAKRTAVQDFLIRLSRASAWPKAHEDEWIKKYYVGQLKQNPQTARKYFDSLPRALYKPVSESFIESQRVQARLLIDVDQLPKTLNVNDEIDKGFNAELTAAFTKASLAT